In Oreochromis niloticus isolate F11D_XX unplaced genomic scaffold, O_niloticus_UMD_NMBU tig00000701_pilon, whole genome shotgun sequence, one DNA window encodes the following:
- the LOC109200333 gene encoding uncharacterized protein LOC109200333, translated as MKEYLGTFDKVMTVLDNQSGEIRTNEGAVSHISDDQSNRLFRYLTGVVYDYDCCQKYIDRAWPGASFICSVNMEAPRQVQQQLPARGRGGRRRGRGGVRMRGGIGGRGRGARRHHDVPDEIRATLIDHVINHRLTIAEAGRRVQPNVPRSTVSSIIQTFRRENRIGRQPQVGGRRKLLNEQQEREICNMVIANNAITLRQIRNAILLDNVMFQNINSISISTIDRVLKKHQMTMKQIYRVPFERNSDRVKGLRYQYVHRIMALEGNETPHILVFVDEAGFNLAKGRRRGRNIIGHRATVDVPGQRGANITMCAAISERGVATHIPSLGPYNTQKLLNFLDHLYTDLIPENERGVEGPQLPHYVIVWDNVNFHRGPRIRTWFTTHPRMLMEFLPPYSPFLNPIEEFFSAWRWRVYEHQAQDQRALLHAMDAACEDITGDQCRGWLRHSRRFFPRCIARENIRCDVDENLWPDREQRVDGQEDEDGGQEREGDNGDH; from the exons ATGAAAGAATATCTTGGAACATTTGATAAAGTTATGACAGTACTTGACAATCAATCAGGTGAAATTAGAACTAACGAAGGAGCAGTTTCCCACATCTCAGATGACCAATCAAACAGGTTGTTCAGATACCTGACAGGTGTTGTCTATGATTATGACTGCTGCCAAAAGTATATAGACAGAGCTTGGCCCGGGGCCAGTTTCATTTGCAGTGTGAACATGGAAGCACCTCGCCAAGTACAACAGCAACTTCCTGctcgaggaagaggaggaagaagaagaggaagaggaggagtgagAATGCGTGGAGGAATAGGGGGAAGAGGCCGAGGAGCACGGAGGCACCATGATGTCCCAGATGAAATCCGGGCCACCCTTATTGACCACGTTATAAACCATCGCCTCACAATTGCAGAGGCAGGTCGCCGAGTGCAGCCTAATGTGCCTCGGTCTACAGTCTCCTCCATCATCCAAACCTTTCGCAGGGAAAACAG GATTGGACGACAGCCTCAAGTGGGTGGCAGAAGAAAACTTCTAAATGAACAACAAGAACGAGAAATATGCAACATGGTCATTGCAAATAATGCCATCACACTGAGACAGATTCGTAATGCAATCCTGCTAGACAATGTAATGTTCCAAAATATAAACTCTATCAGCATCTCCACAATAGACCGGGTATTGAAGAAACATCAGATGACCATGAAACAGATTTACAGGGTACCATTTGAGAGAAACTCTGACAGAGTGAAAGGGCTGCGGTACCAGTATGTGCAT AGAATAATGGCATTAGAAGGCAACGAAACCCCTCACATCCTAGTGTTCGTTGATGAAGCTGGCTTCAACCTGGCCAAAGGTCGAAGGCGTGGCCGTAACATCATTGGCCACCGAGCCACTGTGGATGTCCCAGGCCAGCGAGGAGCAAATATAACAATGTGTGCCGCTATATCAGAAAGAGGTGTGGCCACACACATTCCCAGTTTAGGGCCCTACAATACACAAAAGCTCCTCAATTTTTTGGACCACCTTTATACTGATCTGATCCCAGAAAATGAGAGAGGTGTAGAAGGACCTCAGCTACCACATTATGTCATTGTGTGGGATAATGTGAACTTCCACCGCGGCCCACGCATCAGAACCTGGTTCACCACCCATCCCCGGATGCTAATGGAGTTTCTTCCACCTTACTCTCCTTTCCTAAATCCAATTGAGGAGTTTTTTTCAGCTTGGAGGTGGAGGGTGTATGAGCATCAGGCTCAAGACCAGAGGGCCCTGCTGCATGCAATGGATGCTGCATGTGAGGACATCACAGGGGATCAATGTAGGGGATGGTTGAGACATTCACGCCGTTTCTTCCCTCGCTGCATCGCACGAGAAAATATCCGTTGCGATGTGGATGAGAATTTATGGCCTGACAGAGAGCAGCGCGTCGATGGCCAGGAGGATGAGGATGGTGGCCAGGAAAGAGAGGGTGACAATGGCGACCACTGA
- the cyp7a1 gene encoding cytochrome P450 7A1, translated as MIISIALIWAVVVGFCCLLWLAVGIRHRQPGEPAVENGLIPYLGCALQFGANPLQFLRSRQKKYGHIFTCKIAGKYIHFLCDPFSYHSVIRQGRHLDWRKFHFATSVKAFGHDSFDPRHGHTTENLHQTFLKTLQGEALPSLIETMMGHLQDVMLKSDTLSPSRDHWQVDGIFAFCYKVMFESGYLTLFGKELGEDKCQARQEAQKALVLNALENFKEFDKIFPALVAGLPIHVFKSAYSARENLAKTMHAEHLSKRENVSDLISMRMILNDSLSTFNDISKARTHVALLWASQANTLPATFWSLFYMIRSPDAMKAAHEEVQKILGDSGKTVDPSDPSLKLTRDQLDNMPVLDSIIKEAMRLSSASMNVRVAKEDFLLHLDNQEAYHIRKDDVIALYPPLLHYDPEIYEDPYEYKFDRFLDNKGQEKTTFYRSGRRLRYFYMPFGSGVTKCPGRFFAVYEIKQFLTLVLSYFDMELLDPGIKAPPLDQSRAGLGILQPTYDIDFRYKLKSSQ; from the exons ATGATTATAAGCATTGCTCTGATTTGGGCAGTTGTTGTGGGATTTTGCTGCCTCCTCTGGCTTGCTGTGGGGATAAGACACAG GCAACCAGGTGAGCCAGCAGTTGAAAATGGTTTGATCCCCTACTTAGGTTGTGCTCTCCAGTTCGGGGCCAACCCACTTCAATTCCTCCGCAGCCGCCAGAAGAAGTACGGTCACATTTTCACCTGCAAAATTGCAGGCAAGTACATCCACTTTCTATGCGACCCCTTCTCTTACCATTCAGTCATCAGGCAGGGAAGGCACCTTGACTGGAGGAAGTTCCATTTTGCTACATCTGTCAAG GCGTTTGGTCATGACAGCTTTGATCCTCGCCATGGCCACACCACAGAGAACCTCCATCAGACGTTTCTGAAAACACTACAGGGGGAAGCTCTTCCCTCCCTTATTGAGACAATGATGGGGCACCTTCAGGATGTCATGCTGAAATCAGATACACTCAGCCCAAGCAGGGACCACTGGCAGGTGGACGGCATATTTGCCTTTTGCTATAAG GTGATGTTTGAATCTGGTTACCTAACTCTGTTTGGTAAAGAGCTTGGTGAAGACAAGTGTCAGGCTCGGCAGGAAGCCCAGAAAGCTTTGGTGCTCAATGCTTTGGAGAACTTCAAAGAATTTGACAAAATCTTCCCGGCACTTGTGGCCGGCCTACCTATTCACGTGTTCAAAAGTGCCTACAGTGCCAGAGAG AACCTAGCTAAGACCATGCATGCTGAACACCTGTCCAAGAGAGAGAATGTGTCCGATTTAATCTCCATGAGGATGATCTTGAATGACTCCTTATCTACCTTCAATGACATCAGCAAAGCCAGGACCCATGTTGCTCTGCTCTGGGCCTCGCAGGCTAACACCTTGCCTGCTACTTTCTGGAGTCTCTTTTATATGATCAG GAGTCCAGATGCTATGAAAGCCGCTCACGAGGAAGTGCAGAAAATCCTGGGAGACTCTGGTAAGACAGTTGACCCCAGCGACCCCTCGCTGAAACTCACCAGGGACCAGCTGGACAACATGCCTGTTTTGG ACAGCATTATTAAAGAAGCCATGCGTCTTTCCAGTGCTTCTATGAATGTGCGTGTTGCCAAGGAAGACTTCCTCCTTCACCTTGATAACCAGGAAGCTTACCACATAAGGAAAGATGATGTCATAGCCTTGTATCCTCCTTTGCTGCACTATGATCCTGAAATCTATGAGGATCCCTAT GAATATAAGTTTGACCGTTTTCTGGACAACAAGGGTCAGGAGAAAACCACTTTCTACCGCAGCGGGCGGCGGCTGCGTTACTTCTACATGCCCTTCGGCTCTGGGGTCACTAAATGCCCGGGCAGATTTTTTGCTGTGTATGAGATCAAACAGTTCTTGACTCTTGTTCTGTCTTACTTTGACATGGAACTATTAGACCCTGGTATCAAAGCCCCGCCTCTTGACCAATCCCGTGCTGGCCTGGGTATCCTTCAGCCTACATATGATATAGACTTCAGGTACAAGCTAAAATCCAGTCAATAG